CGTCTCATCGCCTCCTGCCAGGCGCTCGCTTATCGCAAGAAGGATCGTCTGCCTTTCCTCCCGGTCGGGGATGCCTGAACGACAACATAACAAAGTAAGTCTATCCCTGAAACTCACTCGGGAGGTGCTGCGATGGAATCCAGCCGGTCGGACGCCGGGTGCGGCAGTCCGGGCAAATCGGCTGCAGCGAAGCGGGCCATGGAAGACTGCGCCGAGCACATGGATGAACTGGTCGGCCTGATCTCCTGGCTCCAGATCGATCAGATCAGGAAAAGGGCCTTCAAACACGAAAAACCTCTGGCACGGTTGGCCGATAGATGGTTCGTGCTCTGCAAGACATTCGAAGACCGCACCCGAAACCTCCTCGACAACGACACTGAAGAGGACCCCGGCAAGCAGCGGACCCCATCCCTTCTCTCGCAGATCGAACGGACCGAAGCGACCCTGCAGGAGTTGAGCACAGAGCGGGCCATCGTTACGCAGCAGCATCTGGAAGTCCTCGACAACCTCCTCGAAACCATGGAAGCGGCACTCGGGATCCCCGGAAACCAGCCGCAGGGGCCATTGACAGATTTTTGAGAGCGCACTATCCTTTTGGCCGGTGACATTCTCATCCCGGCCGAGCTTGAACAGCCCTCAACACCGGGTCGGACCACACAGGAGAAAAACGTGAAAAAAACCCTTTTTATCTCCAGGGACGCCATTGCTCAGCGAGTGGCGGAGCTGGCCCGCGAGATCGCCCGGGACTACGGCCAGGATAAGCCCATCTTGATCGGGGTCTTGAACGGGTCCGTTTTTTTCTTCGCCGACCTGGTGCGCGCACTGGATCTGCCGTGTGAAATCGATTTCGTCCGCGCCGCCAGCTACGGCATGTCCATGGACAGCAGCGGCTGCATCCGGTTGACCAAGGAGCCGGAGATCCCGCTCGAAGGGCGCAGGGTCCTTCTGGTCGAAGACATCGTCGACACCGGGCAGACCATTTCGCTCCTGATCGAGACCCTGAGGCATCAGAATCCGCAAGAACTCAAGATCTGCGTTCTGATCGACAAACTGGAACGCCGTACCCAGGAGGTTCCGATCGATTACTATGGATTCAGGGTGGAGGAAGGATTTCTCGTCGGCTATGGGTTGGACTACGCCGAGCAATACCGCCAGCTGCCGGAGATATTCACTTTGGAGCCCTGAATCCCGCAGCGGGAAAATGAGGGAGGATGCCCATGATTATCCAGTGTGAGCGGTGCAAGAGCCGCTTCCGCGTCGATGAAACCCTGCTCGATCCGGGTGGCACACAGGTGCGATGCTCGATTTGCAGGCACATCTTCAGGGCCTTTCCCCCCGCCCCCCCGCCGGCACTCGCAGACGCAGACCAGGCCCTTGAGAGACCTGCAGAAGAGCGGACGAACCTCGAGGAAGCGCCGTATTTTCCTCTGGATGATGAGGAATCTACGCAAACCTCGAAAAGCGATGCCGAAATCGATTTCGACGCCCTGATCGAAAGCGTTTACCGTCACGATGACATCGAGCCGGAGGAGACAGCCGCAGAGGAAGAAACTCCGGACTTTCAACAGGAGGACGAAACAGCGTTAGGAACGGATGCCGGGTCGCAGGCGAACGAAGAGGGCCAGCCCGGGCGAAAAAACCGCATCTGGCTGTATCTGCTGATATTTTTCACACTGCTTCTCGCCGCCGGTGCGGGCGTCTGGTTTTTCGCGCCCGAGTACATCCCTTCCTCCATTCCATTCATCGAAAAGGCGAAGCCCACGACAGAAGACACAGGCGCCAGGCAGCTGCGCCTGGCCGAGATCAACGGACGATTCATGCCATCCGAGAAGGCCGGTTCCCTTTTCGTCATCAACGGCACGGTCATCAACCAGTACCCGGAAAAGCGAAGTTTTGTCCTTCTGCGGGCAAATCTGGTCGATGAACAAGGGCAGATCGTGCAGACGCGAGAGGCCTATGCGGGCAATTCCTTA
The DNA window shown above is from Desulfatiglans anilini DSM 4660 and carries:
- a CDS encoding DUF3426 domain-containing protein, whose amino-acid sequence is MIIQCERCKSRFRVDETLLDPGGTQVRCSICRHIFRAFPPAPPPALADADQALERPAEERTNLEEAPYFPLDDEESTQTSKSDAEIDFDALIESVYRHDDIEPEETAAEEETPDFQQEDETALGTDAGSQANEEGQPGRKNRIWLYLLIFFTLLLAAGAGVWFFAPEYIPSSIPFIEKAKPTTEDTGARQLRLAEINGRFMPSEKAGSLFVINGTVINQYPEKRSFVLLRANLVDEQGQIVQTREAYAGNSLKDEELKTMTMEEITARMQNRYGVARSNFNIEPGAALPFTIVFGPLPGKLREFTVEAVESSPGM
- the hpt gene encoding hypoxanthine phosphoribosyltransferase produces the protein MKKTLFISRDAIAQRVAELAREIARDYGQDKPILIGVLNGSVFFFADLVRALDLPCEIDFVRAASYGMSMDSSGCIRLTKEPEIPLEGRRVLLVEDIVDTGQTISLLIETLRHQNPQELKICVLIDKLERRTQEVPIDYYGFRVEEGFLVGYGLDYAEQYRQLPEIFTLEP